One region of Dysidea avara chromosome 1, odDysAvar1.4, whole genome shotgun sequence genomic DNA includes:
- the LOC136257992 gene encoding carbohydrate sulfotransferase 15-like, whose translation MRLPVRSIIVVFILVSVVTFWTWPQTGDTKALQEDEEFETVLERSKTKKRKGSYRSLSSNVIKKDIDKEFISGSDYNRLILDHGFPDCHNRTLFNGNAGYSLPDVLKKVREFVPPPADFVPDLKNPCWYANYDDAKKEINWRANYSNIIHTRQDVSHLIKNTNGKKSLYCLPYMYLLGYPKCGTTSLFDYFKKHPEFATLSSRGCGWIGTHSSGLVKDRRANVRAMLHLVEHFYLASSQVHLSSINGNSNDMIIADFSPASSWRQSGFEQNMDGSMCDPPLLMKEMQPDAKFVVLIREPISRLYSAFWFYASTKLKEKLIKNKGPQLFTEDVHTFFDRLKRCSKDVSMLTCIRAAKDFHHHFERDDQLLTGFYHLYLLPWLQVFPRENFLFIRSEDMKEDTEKALKEIFEFLEMSPLPDDVLKDTVKTVLHNQKILHSSNSNLLLSPSTKQQLRTYFRPFNEKLAELLEDDKYLWEDVED comes from the coding sequence ATGAGACTACCTGTTCGTTCCATCATAGTGGTATTTATACTAGTGAGTGTTGTGACATTTTGGACATGGCCGCAAACTGGGGACACTAAAGCTTTACAAGAGGACGAGGAGTTTGAAACTGTTTTGGAAAGAAGCAAAACTAAAAAGCGTAAAGGCTCTTACAGGTCGTTGTCGAGCAATGTTATTAAGAAAGATATCGATAAAGAATTTATAAGTGGTTCTGACTACAATCGCCTTATTCTTGATCATGGGTTCCCTGATTGTCATAATAGAACTCTTTTTAATGGGAATGCTGGCTACTCTTTGCCTGATGTTCTAAAAAAGGTGCGTGAGTTTGTCCCACCTCCTGCAGACTTTGTACCTGATTTAAAGAATCCATGTTGGTATGCTAATTATGACGATGCCAAGAAGGAAATAAATTGGAGGGCTAATTATTCGAATATAATTCACACACGTCAAGATGTTTCTCACCTCATCAAAAACACCAATGGCAAAAAGTCTTTATACTGTCTCCCTTATATGTATTTGTTGGGCTATCCCAAGTGTGGTACAACATCTCTTTTTGACTACTTCAAGAAACACCCTGAATTTGCAACTTTGTCTTCAAGAGGTTGTGGCTGGATAGGTACACATTCAAGTGGATTGGTGAAGGACCGTCGTGCAAATGTCAGGGCTATGTTACATTTGGTGGAACACTTTTATTTGGCGTCAAGTCAGGTGCACTTGAGCAGCATCAATGGTAATAGTAATGACATGATTATAGCTGACTTTAGTCCTGCCAGTAGCTGGAGACAAAGTGGATTTGAGCAAAACATGGATGGGTCAATGTGTGATCCTCCCTTGTTGATGAAGGAGATGCAACCAGATGCTAAGTTTGTTGTATTGATACGTGAACCGATCAGCCGACTTTATTCCGCCTTTTGGTTTTATGCATCAACTAAACTGAAGGAAAAATTGATAAAGAATAAGGGTCCCCAACTGTTTACTGAAGATGTGCACACCTTCTTTGATCGTTTGAAGCGCTGCAGTAAAGATGTTTCAATGTTGACATGTATAAGAGCAGCAAAGGATTTTCATCACCATTTTGAACGTGATGACCAACTTCTCACAGGTTTTTACCACCTTTATCTGTTGCCATGGTTGCAGGTGTTTCCTAGAGAGAACTTTCTTTTTATACGATCTGAAGACATGAAGGAGGATACTGAGAAAGCTTTGAAAGAAATATTTGAGTTTCTGGAAATGTCACCTTTACCGGACGACGTACTAAAAGACACTGTTAAGACAGTCTTACATAATCAGAAAATACTACATAGTAGTAATTCTAATCTTTTATTGTCACCGTCTACTAAACAACAGTTGAGAACTTACTTCAGACCATTTAATGAGAAACTTGCTGAACTCTTAGAAGATGACAAGTATTTGTGGGAAGATGTTGAGGACTAA
- the LOC136257998 gene encoding 2-Hydroxyacid oxidase 1-like isoform X3 translates to MFKPVCLADFEEHFLKSLDRNARDYFSSGANQELTLKDNVEAFNRYRLRPRMLRDVSNVNMKTTIMGNEIDFPIGIAPTGVQKMAHPEGEVATARAASSMNTCMILSTWSTTSIEEVAQANGSGLRWFQLYVFKDKSVTVDLVQRAEMAGYKAIVITVDTSRVGKKLADDRNRFNLLSHLHRVNATTDTLDNTQSSQEAQESFVYKSTRTMLDPKLTWDTITWMKSFTKLPVIVKGILTGEDAKLAVQHGVDGIIVSNHGGRQLDGVLAAIDVLGEVVEAVEGRVEVYLDGGVRQGTDVLKALALGAKAVFIGRPVLWGLAYQGQTGVEEVLRIIKEEFKLAMALSVTGLFAIWIRCAKVTDIQLSLLAFEKRYSSKL, encoded by the exons ATGTTTAAGCCGGTTTGTTTGGCGGATTTCGAGGAGCACTTTTTGAAGTCACTGGACAGAAACGCTCGTGATTATTTCTCTTCTGGTGCAAACCAAGAACTAACTTTGAAAGATAACGTGGAAGCATTCAACAG GTATCGACTCAGACCAAGAATGTTAAGAGATGTTTCAAATGTTAACATGAAGACTACTATTATGGGAAATGAGATAGACTTTCCCATTGGTATTGCTCCTACTGGTGTACAGAAGATGGCCCATCCTGAAGGGGAAGTGGCAACCGCCAGAG CCGCCTCATCAATGAACACTTGTATGATACTGAGCACATGGTCCACAACTTCCATAGAAGAAGTAGCACAAGCTAATGGTAGTGGACTAAGATGGTTTCAACTGTATGTCTTCAAGGACAAGTCAGTAACAGTGGATCTTGTTCAGAGAGCTGAAATGGCTGGTTATAAGGCAATAGTGATCACTGTAGACACATCCAGAGTGGGTAAAAAACTGGCTGATGATAGAAACAGATTTAATTTACTAAGTCATTTACATCGTGTCAATGCTACTACTGATACTTTGGATAATACTCAAAGTTCACAAGAGGCACAAGAATCTTTTGTATATAAGTCTACACGAACAATGCTAGACCCCAAGTTAACATGGGATACTATCACATGGATGAAGAGCTTTACTAAACTACCAGTGATAGTGAAGGGTATTCTCACTGGTGAGGATGCCAAGTTGGCTGTACAACATGGAGTGGATGGAATAATAGTGTCCAATCATGGTGGTAGGCAATTAGATGGAGTGTTAGCAGCT ATTGATGTACTGGGAGAAGTAGTGGAGGCAGTAGAGGGTAGGGTAGAGGTATATCTTGATGGAGGAGTAAGACAAGGTACTGATGTGTTAAAGGCATTAGCACTTGGAGCTAAAGCAGTGTTCATTGGTCGACCAGTACTATGGGGACTAGCTTATCAG GGACAAACTGGTGTGGAGGAGGTACTGAGAATCATAAAAGAAGAATTCAAACTTGCAATGGCTCTCTCTG tgactggattgtttgCAATATGGATAC GATGTGCAAAAGTTACTGACATTCAACTATCACTACTTGCCTTTGAGAAGAGATACAGTTCTAAATTGTGA
- the LOC136257998 gene encoding 2-Hydroxyacid oxidase 1-like isoform X1: MFKPVCLADFEEHFLKSLDRNARDYFSSGANQELTLKDNVEAFNRYRLRPRMLRDVSNVNMKTTIMGNEIDFPIGIAPTGVQKMAHPEGEVATARAASSMNTCMILSTWSTTSIEEVAQANGSGLRWFQLYVFKDKSVTVDLVQRAEMAGYKAIVITVDTSRVGKKLADDRNRFNLLSHLHRVNATTDTLDNTQSSQEAQESFVYKSTRTMLDPKLTWDTITWMKSFTKLPVIVKGILTGEDAKLAVQHGVDGIIVSNHGGRQLDGVLAAIDVLGEVVEAVEGRVEVYLDGGVRQGTDVLKALALGAKAVFIGRPVLWGLAYQGQTGVEEVLRIIKEEFKLAMALSVTGLFAIWIRVYILLTIAKSTSAPQVLHTCDTYIRCAKVTDIQLSLLAFEKRYSSKL, translated from the exons ATGTTTAAGCCGGTTTGTTTGGCGGATTTCGAGGAGCACTTTTTGAAGTCACTGGACAGAAACGCTCGTGATTATTTCTCTTCTGGTGCAAACCAAGAACTAACTTTGAAAGATAACGTGGAAGCATTCAACAG GTATCGACTCAGACCAAGAATGTTAAGAGATGTTTCAAATGTTAACATGAAGACTACTATTATGGGAAATGAGATAGACTTTCCCATTGGTATTGCTCCTACTGGTGTACAGAAGATGGCCCATCCTGAAGGGGAAGTGGCAACCGCCAGAG CCGCCTCATCAATGAACACTTGTATGATACTGAGCACATGGTCCACAACTTCCATAGAAGAAGTAGCACAAGCTAATGGTAGTGGACTAAGATGGTTTCAACTGTATGTCTTCAAGGACAAGTCAGTAACAGTGGATCTTGTTCAGAGAGCTGAAATGGCTGGTTATAAGGCAATAGTGATCACTGTAGACACATCCAGAGTGGGTAAAAAACTGGCTGATGATAGAAACAGATTTAATTTACTAAGTCATTTACATCGTGTCAATGCTACTACTGATACTTTGGATAATACTCAAAGTTCACAAGAGGCACAAGAATCTTTTGTATATAAGTCTACACGAACAATGCTAGACCCCAAGTTAACATGGGATACTATCACATGGATGAAGAGCTTTACTAAACTACCAGTGATAGTGAAGGGTATTCTCACTGGTGAGGATGCCAAGTTGGCTGTACAACATGGAGTGGATGGAATAATAGTGTCCAATCATGGTGGTAGGCAATTAGATGGAGTGTTAGCAGCT ATTGATGTACTGGGAGAAGTAGTGGAGGCAGTAGAGGGTAGGGTAGAGGTATATCTTGATGGAGGAGTAAGACAAGGTACTGATGTGTTAAAGGCATTAGCACTTGGAGCTAAAGCAGTGTTCATTGGTCGACCAGTACTATGGGGACTAGCTTATCAG GGACAAACTGGTGTGGAGGAGGTACTGAGAATCATAAAAGAAGAATTCAAACTTGCAATGGCTCTCTCTG tgactggattgtttgCAATATGGATAC GAGTCTACATTCTGCTCACTATAGCTAAAAGCACATCTGCACCACAAGTGTTGCATACATGTGATACATATATAC GATGTGCAAAAGTTACTGACATTCAACTATCACTACTTGCCTTTGAGAAGAGATACAGTTCTAAATTGTGA
- the LOC136257998 gene encoding 2-Hydroxyacid oxidase 1-like isoform X2 — MFKPVCLADFEEHFLKSLDRNARDYFSSGANQELTLKDNVEAFNRYRLRPRMLRDVSNVNMKTTIMGNEIDFPIGIAPTGVQKMAHPEGEVATARAASSMNTCMILSTWSTTSIEEVAQANGSGLRWFQLYVFKDKSVTVDLVQRAEMAGYKAIVITVDTSRVGKKLADDRNRFNLLSHLHRVNATTDTLDNTQSSQEAQESFVYKSTRTMLDPKLTWDTITWMKSFTKLPVIVKGILTGEDAKLAVQHGVDGIIVSNHGGRQLDGVLAAIDVLGEVVEAVEGRVEVYLDGGVRQGTDVLKALALGAKAVFIGRPVLWGLAYQGQTGVEEVLRIIKEEFKLAMALSGVYILLTIAKSTSAPQVLHTCDTYIRCAKVTDIQLSLLAFEKRYSSKL; from the exons ATGTTTAAGCCGGTTTGTTTGGCGGATTTCGAGGAGCACTTTTTGAAGTCACTGGACAGAAACGCTCGTGATTATTTCTCTTCTGGTGCAAACCAAGAACTAACTTTGAAAGATAACGTGGAAGCATTCAACAG GTATCGACTCAGACCAAGAATGTTAAGAGATGTTTCAAATGTTAACATGAAGACTACTATTATGGGAAATGAGATAGACTTTCCCATTGGTATTGCTCCTACTGGTGTACAGAAGATGGCCCATCCTGAAGGGGAAGTGGCAACCGCCAGAG CCGCCTCATCAATGAACACTTGTATGATACTGAGCACATGGTCCACAACTTCCATAGAAGAAGTAGCACAAGCTAATGGTAGTGGACTAAGATGGTTTCAACTGTATGTCTTCAAGGACAAGTCAGTAACAGTGGATCTTGTTCAGAGAGCTGAAATGGCTGGTTATAAGGCAATAGTGATCACTGTAGACACATCCAGAGTGGGTAAAAAACTGGCTGATGATAGAAACAGATTTAATTTACTAAGTCATTTACATCGTGTCAATGCTACTACTGATACTTTGGATAATACTCAAAGTTCACAAGAGGCACAAGAATCTTTTGTATATAAGTCTACACGAACAATGCTAGACCCCAAGTTAACATGGGATACTATCACATGGATGAAGAGCTTTACTAAACTACCAGTGATAGTGAAGGGTATTCTCACTGGTGAGGATGCCAAGTTGGCTGTACAACATGGAGTGGATGGAATAATAGTGTCCAATCATGGTGGTAGGCAATTAGATGGAGTGTTAGCAGCT ATTGATGTACTGGGAGAAGTAGTGGAGGCAGTAGAGGGTAGGGTAGAGGTATATCTTGATGGAGGAGTAAGACAAGGTACTGATGTGTTAAAGGCATTAGCACTTGGAGCTAAAGCAGTGTTCATTGGTCGACCAGTACTATGGGGACTAGCTTATCAG GGACAAACTGGTGTGGAGGAGGTACTGAGAATCATAAAAGAAGAATTCAAACTTGCAATGGCTCTCTCTG GAGTCTACATTCTGCTCACTATAGCTAAAAGCACATCTGCACCACAAGTGTTGCATACATGTGATACATATATAC GATGTGCAAAAGTTACTGACATTCAACTATCACTACTTGCCTTTGAGAAGAGATACAGTTCTAAATTGTGA
- the LOC136257998 gene encoding 2-Hydroxyacid oxidase 1-like isoform X4, whose amino-acid sequence MFKPVCLADFEEHFLKSLDRNARDYFSSGANQELTLKDNVEAFNRYRLRPRMLRDVSNVNMKTTIMGNEIDFPIGIAPTGVQKMAHPEGEVATARAASSMNTCMILSTWSTTSIEEVAQANGSGLRWFQLYVFKDKSVTVDLVQRAEMAGYKAIVITVDTSRVGKKLADDRNRFNLLSHLHRVNATTDTLDNTQSSQEAQESFVYKSTRTMLDPKLTWDTITWMKSFTKLPVIVKGILTGEDAKLAVQHGVDGIIVSNHGGRQLDGVLAAIDVLGEVVEAVEGRVEVYLDGGVRQGTDVLKALALGAKAVFIGRPVLWGLAYQGQTGVEEVLRIIKEEFKLAMALSGCAKVTDIQLSLLAFEKRYSSKL is encoded by the exons ATGTTTAAGCCGGTTTGTTTGGCGGATTTCGAGGAGCACTTTTTGAAGTCACTGGACAGAAACGCTCGTGATTATTTCTCTTCTGGTGCAAACCAAGAACTAACTTTGAAAGATAACGTGGAAGCATTCAACAG GTATCGACTCAGACCAAGAATGTTAAGAGATGTTTCAAATGTTAACATGAAGACTACTATTATGGGAAATGAGATAGACTTTCCCATTGGTATTGCTCCTACTGGTGTACAGAAGATGGCCCATCCTGAAGGGGAAGTGGCAACCGCCAGAG CCGCCTCATCAATGAACACTTGTATGATACTGAGCACATGGTCCACAACTTCCATAGAAGAAGTAGCACAAGCTAATGGTAGTGGACTAAGATGGTTTCAACTGTATGTCTTCAAGGACAAGTCAGTAACAGTGGATCTTGTTCAGAGAGCTGAAATGGCTGGTTATAAGGCAATAGTGATCACTGTAGACACATCCAGAGTGGGTAAAAAACTGGCTGATGATAGAAACAGATTTAATTTACTAAGTCATTTACATCGTGTCAATGCTACTACTGATACTTTGGATAATACTCAAAGTTCACAAGAGGCACAAGAATCTTTTGTATATAAGTCTACACGAACAATGCTAGACCCCAAGTTAACATGGGATACTATCACATGGATGAAGAGCTTTACTAAACTACCAGTGATAGTGAAGGGTATTCTCACTGGTGAGGATGCCAAGTTGGCTGTACAACATGGAGTGGATGGAATAATAGTGTCCAATCATGGTGGTAGGCAATTAGATGGAGTGTTAGCAGCT ATTGATGTACTGGGAGAAGTAGTGGAGGCAGTAGAGGGTAGGGTAGAGGTATATCTTGATGGAGGAGTAAGACAAGGTACTGATGTGTTAAAGGCATTAGCACTTGGAGCTAAAGCAGTGTTCATTGGTCGACCAGTACTATGGGGACTAGCTTATCAG GGACAAACTGGTGTGGAGGAGGTACTGAGAATCATAAAAGAAGAATTCAAACTTGCAATGGCTCTCTCTG GATGTGCAAAAGTTACTGACATTCAACTATCACTACTTGCCTTTGAGAAGAGATACAGTTCTAAATTGTGA